The genomic region GGGTTGAGCGGATACCCTCACAAGGTTTCGCGTCAGACGTTCACCAGCGTTCGAGCAACATGAATTTCTTtgagaacgaatattataacatcactCGACAACTTATGCTTCTTACCGGATTGTGGCCATACAGGAAGTCGAAGCTAGCTCTCCTCTATAATGGCTATATTCTGGTTCTTCTTCTGACTCTTCCGATTTCTCTGGTATCTATTATTTTGTTGATCAGTGAGACCTTCTTCGTATACGCGTTCGTTTCCAAGTAATGATTTAAACTGAACAAAAGTTAATTGAAATCCACGATAAAACCTTAAATTATTTAACAAGTACACTTTTTTGTGGAACAGAAGCATTACGATCCACCGGTTATTACAGATAATTGCAATTGTCCATGCGGAATACGATTTTAAGCAAACTCTATCGAACTCTTCTTACGTGATCGTATCAAttatattcatagtagagtaTTACAGCTTTTGCTTGCAACCGAAAAAAGTGAGTAACCCGATCGACGACGGAAAGCTGCAACGATTTAACGATATCCATTTGAAAACACAGATCAGGATGCTATTCGAAATCATTAAACAAGATTGGAACGATATTCAAGGGAACGAGAACGAATTGAACATTTTGAGGAAGTGCATGGGCATTGCGAGACAGTACACAATTTTTTGCGCAAGTATATGTGTGTCATGaattcgtatatgtatagacaAGTGAAAAGTACGCTACTTCACGATAATAATTTCTAGGACGATGTTAACTATCGTTGTATTCATTTCAGCGGTGATTACTTTGGTTTTAATCACATTGACGATGGCTCATCTTCTGCCACTTCTACTCGATGTAGTAGTACCTTTAAACGAGTCTCGCCAACGCGAATTAATAGTACCAATCTCACCCTTCTTCGGTGGAACTAATTTCTATTTTAGGCTGGGTTACTTGATCACTGTTTTCATTTTCGGATGTTATGGAATGATAACCTCTGAAACTACTGCTGTAGTATTTTCAGGACATTTTTGTGGATTGCTGAAAATTGCGAGGTAAGAAATGTTAAGGACATTGTTTTCTGGAGTAGGGACACAAAATTATAACTTATACCTTAAAGATCTAAACACTTATCGGTACTTATTTTTTACTTTTCAGTTACAAAATCCAACATTCATTAGATTGGGACGAGAGTCAAGTTTCTAATAGACACAGATGTACTGTAATTTATTTGAGGATAATTGATATCGTAAACATGCATAAACGAGCCCTCGCGTTAGTATTTTGAAGTTTGTAATGTACAGCCCGTTTTTACCCCTTTGTACACACATTCGATTAACGTGTTTTTTGATTTTTCATATTTTGTTAAAGGTTTCTCGAGGCCTCATTAAATACTTTTTGGACATGTTACATGCTTCTGATTTTCCTCGCTATTTTCTCGCTTATTCTTAATTTGTTTCACGTAAGTCACACCATGTTTGACGAGTTCCGAACGATTTTACGTATTTTTATTACTCACATGTTATGATATTACCCGTGTCGTATTTCGTTAACAGATCTTTCATGCATTAGTGGTAATACCGAATTTAAAAGAATTTCTAATAACTTTTATCATAATTGTCCCTCACTTTTTTCTCTGTGCTGTTCCTAACTACAGCATACAGAATGTCATAGACCATAATAGAGACATTTTCGTTCAAACGTAGGTAACTATACTATTCTATCTTTTCGTCAACTGTCTCCGTTTCTTTAGAACAGTGCAACTCTGCTAAATATTACTGGAAAAATGAACATTTTTCTAGTTACTTCGTAAAATGGTACGAGGCACCTGTATCCATACAAAAGTTATATTTGTTCTTGATGTTAAATACAACGACAGATTTAAAGGTAACTGTTGGCCTTTTCGTCCCGTCCATGGAGGGTTTTTTCAAGGTAATATCACTGTTTAAAACAATTTTACTTCGCGCTAAACACCAAGTGCATTAATTTTTCTAGCTTATGAATACAACATTCAGCTACTTTATGGTACTCTGCTCCACTCGAACGGGAACATGAGTAATGTTCTATCCATAATGTAATAAAGATTATTCTAGTTAATGAGAAGAAGGTTAAGAGCAGCGAATATCCACCCCCTTTACGGAAGGTCAAGTTTCTCGCTCGTAACGCGTTCATTGTGTCACAGCGGCATATCGATTTTCCCCGACACGCAATCTCCCGCATGGCACACTTTTGCATCCCCTCAGAAACGATCGATATTTTTTACCACGAGTAAAGCAGACCTCTCTCTACAAATTTCTCCAGCACATTTTTTCCCCTTTCGACGCATTATTTAAATGTGATACCACAAGTATCGATTGCACCTAGAATActgataataataattgttaataATTATTCATTCATGTTGATCGGTGCTTTGATATTATTTATCTTAACACTTTAGAAAGTATTTGACACAAATGAAGAATTAAGAACAAACCTATTCTTAGAAATCGACGCAAACTATACTTCTCTGACAATCACCATCACAATCACGATCGTTTCACTGCATCCACTTGCATTCCTCAAACTCCACGAATCTTGCACATTCGTGAGGACAAGACACGGCACGATGCACATCATGCAACATTCCAGACATCAATAGCCGAAGACAGCGAAAACAACGAAAAGTGTGCGCCTGCGTGAAACTCGACGATCAAGTGGGGGTGTCTCGATACCCTTGGCGCGACATAAAGTCTGGTCGGATGCAATTTCACCCTCGGAGGATTCTTTTCACCCGTCGAAGAATTCTTTACACCCTCGCGAAGAAAGAAACTCCCTTGGCTATCGACCGCGACAAATTACCCGTCCCGTCAATCATCCCTTCCACCTACGGTGGGGTTCTGCTGGAAATTAAAAAAACGGGGGGTGGCAAAGCCGCCGCGGCGCGGATCGATCGGGGATGCAAACGTACGCGAGACTTCGAGCGAGAATGACGTGCTACGGAAGGAACGACTACACGATGAAGAGTGGTTTCTGTTTCTTCTTCGACATTAGCCAAGTCTTCGTAAAACGTGTCAGGTATTACgaatcgtctacgtatcgagttttctatgtttcaagcctTGAAACAATTGTTTGAGTGTTCAGTTATAGAACTAGTTTGCCTGGGCTGTCTGTTGAGTTTTCGAACATATGAGAGGCATAAATATTTCTTTGCGCGTTCTGATAATGTTTCTTGTATGAGATGAAATACTTACACGTGTGAATGTGCACAAAACGCATGCTTTCAATAGTGTATCCAGTTATGTAAAGATTTCAAGTGGAGTATCATCGCGTAAGAAGCTTCTTTCCGTTCTTCGAATCATTTTGTTGTCCAGACGGTGTACGTGCGAACCAAActgaaaatatatattttacacTTGTTGTAGTTATTTTGTGCTACGCGAAAAATGATTGGAAGATATACTACCGTTCGTACTACTTTAAAAAAAGATCAAAATCCTCGTGTTCACTGTGTCAGGGGGTTCTATCGATTTTCTCTCACCTGCCACGGTTACCCCGTAACATAGTTTTTTGCACCCTCTTATGGGAGATCGATACTTCCCGTGACACACTTCGCGTCTTGtcttcgcaaacaatatttttttttatcttaTTGTTATTATGACTATTTTCCTTTTAAGTAGTCAAGACTAAAGTAAACGTGGCGGGAAAATAGTTTCTTGAAATCACTGGTACGagaatttttttataatattcacgTAATAAAAATCTGCTCCACTGCTTAGGTTACACGAGACAACCATAAGATTAAAAAAACAAAACAATGCATAATGAATGGAAGGAAAGAAGTTGCTTTAATTGTCGTAAACAAGACTAACTTCCTCCTCGCTGTGCTGTTCTATATATTAAGAAAAACGCTGCCTCGTACCCTCGACCACGAAGTTTCCTGTCCAGGAAGACACTTCCAAACTGCAATAAACGTCGAGTAACAGCCCGGATGGTGTACCTGCTACACCTTCTTCTAAAACTTGCAGCAAAACCCCGTTTTACATTTTTTACCTCGTCCAGCTACGTCGTCCGGTTAAGTTTCATTGCAAAACTATCATAAAATGTAACGAGTGTCAATCATAATCTAAATTTATTCTTCAAGTTACTGCAAAATCTGGTCTCCTCGCAAATTTTTATACAACGTTCACCTTTCTGGCTCGCATTCTGCGCGTGTCAAAAAGTAGTGCACGTTTTTGCTATTAACTTATGTTAGAAACAAATATGCACCCCCTGTGCGCAGTGGACAAAAATGAAATTGTGTCGATAAATATTAACGATATATTATCAAAAGTATTCAGCACCAATATAGGTCCAACATATGTTGATCTATAATGTTCCCTGGCAACACCAAGACTGTTATTGTTCCTATGCAGAAAACCAATAAGGAGCACACATGTGTTTGCACCAGATGGTAAATTTCTGCCGTGGCATCCTTAACGGATTTCTGCACCAATATTCTACATGTAGACACTTGTGTCCCACTTACTGCAACATCGAACTCACAACTCATTCGATATTGCTTCCATTCTATAAAATCATCTCTCCTGTGATTTAACAAAATTCTACTTTCAGAAGACGTCGCGACTTACTCTTAACAGTAGTTCAACTACCTCTAATGACCAGACGGTACGAAAACACTGAAGCTTAAATTACGTTGACTATTATTCTGTCAGCCGTGGTACAGTTATCTGTATCGTTTAAATTTCTCGAAGCACTTCGCGTTCGAACCTACGCGTTTTTTTCCAGATTCGAGTCTACTCGACGGTACTTCGTTCTAGAGACTGTCGAGTAGAATTTATACCTGCTCGCTTGCTCCGTCGTACAGATCGGCTGCGATCGATGTCGCTCGAAAGGGTAGACGGAAAGAAATGCGAGGTTCCCGGTAAAGCCTTCGAAGGCAGACTAAAGAACCCTCGCCTCCGGTTGCAACCTGTTGCGGCCGCGCTTGCGTTGATTAAAAATTCATCAAGAGGGGATAACAGCGAGAGGGTTAAACCCTCGTAATAGCATAATCTCGCGGAATACCAGTTTCATTTTTTATAAGCGGGATATTAACATCTAGGGGGTGAAAAAAAGGAACGTCTCGCGGGTAGTTTCCTCAGAGCCGCGCGATCGATACCGTCAATCATTCTGGTTGTTCCACGATTTCCTTCGAATTCCAGAAAAGGATTATCGATAAACCAAACGATGGCTGCTGATGGTAGAAAACAGCCACCGCTGTTCTATGCTTCACACGAGTTCCAACCGTCGAACAAAGATGAACTTCTCTGAATACCATTACTACAAATTCACCATCGATCTACTGCGATATTTAGGACTGTGGAATTTAAATGCCGGATGGCTCGAGAGGTTTCAGAGGCTCGCCGTCTGTACGCTTTTCACGACAGGCATTCTCTGCCAGGTAAGGGATTTGCGTTCTTCCTCGATGTTCCGTGTTCGCTTGGTTCCGTTTACAAAGCTTCGCCAATTCGAAACGATCAAATAATTTCAGATCACCGCGTACTTCACCAACGAGTACGACTTGCAAATGATCTCGAGATCCGTGGTGTTCATCGTCGGATCGTTCATGTTTCTCGATCAATACGTATTGTTCTACGCCAACATAGACAGAGTAAGCAATTGACGATTAAGAGCGCGATTCGATTCACTTGCTTCGTTAATTTGTACGCCTCTGTGCGCGACAGATGAGGACGCTCTTCGCGCGTCTGCAGCAAGACTGGAACACGGTGCGAGGCGTCCACGAGTATAACATCTTGAAAGAGTATACTGAGAATGGTAAATTTGTCACCAACTTACACGTGGGTAAGACTACCGTTTCAGATACCAGTCGAATATATTTCTTCATCGTTTCCATTATTTTCGAACAGTCGAATTTTCAGCATGCTTCGTACCAATTCTGCTCTGCATCGTAGTCCTCGAGTTTTTACCAAATATCCTTAACGTTGTGGCGCCTCTCAATCAATCTCGACCACAACAATTTCCTATAATGGCGGAATTCTTCTTGGAGGACAGCACatcgaaatatatatttatttacgtgGCGGCGGACGTTACTCTTGTCGTGGGCGCAACCACGTTAATAGCTTCTGAAACATTCGTATTTATGTTGATAGAACATGTCTGTGCGATGTTCAAAATCACTGGGTGAGATGTCTCCTATTAATGTTACTAGCGTGCGGAACAAAATTTCGTTTAATAAGCTATAAATAGTTCTACATCGTTCCAGTGATTGCCTATAAATCTTTCTAACGATTATCATTTCGTTCTTAGCTATCGCATAAAACGCGCGGTTAACGAGCAGAACGAACGTTCGGTTTATGTCAAATTGCTCGATGCAATATTAATGCATCAGCGAGCTATCGAGTTAGTATCGCGAGATTTTTAGCTAGCGATTCTCGTTTAATTCTCTACTAAATGTTCGTCCTGAAATTCTCGAAGGTCTGTCGAACTGTTAAGGGAGACCATCGTGCCTGCTTTCTCTTATTTATTAGCGGCTGGTATAATTTCGATAACCATGAATATGTATCACGTGAGTAGATTTCATTTTTTCTTCCATTTGTACAATATTTCTATTTTCAAAATGTTTCTCTTTTGGCACGACAGCTCTCTCAGGTAATAACGGTGACCAGAGACGTGGGCAATTTCGCGGAGGCTGCTTTGTTCGTGCTCTATCAGTATTTCTACTTGTGCGCGACCCACAATCTGGCGCAAATGGCGATAGATCATAGTTCAGACATTTTCACAGAAACGTGCGTATCGAAACGACTACCGTGAGAAAGATTCCAAATGCAAAGGTACACTGCGTATCGTATcgcacgtgtcgtaacaaaaaATTACCGTCGTCACGCCATTTTTTGTTTCCTCGCGAGTAGCGCTCACAGCTCATATCATAATCAATCAAATGCTATTAATTTCTAATTCGAATCTCTCGTCTCGTAGATACGAAACATCGTGGTACAGAATTCCTTTGCCCGCACAGAAACTAATCATTTTCATTATGCAAAGAAGCATGAAAAGTAACACAATGATGCTCTACGGATTGTACGTTCCATCGCGGCAAGGTTTCACGATGGTAATAACGCATAAGAATCGAGTCTTTCTTAATCAACATAATTCCAGCCCATTAACTGCTCTTTCGTTCCAGCTGTGCAATACCATGATATCGTACCTCACATTCTTATGCTCCGTGCAGAACTGAACGAATTTACATAATAGCAGAAGAACAACGTCACATATGTAGAATACGAGAAAATAAACGTAGAAACACACACATGTTGCAACTGAAACGTGAAGTTTAACATTCAATCACTGAATCCGCGCGCCAATTACTCGAATCTTGTGGATTACATTATCCAATTTGAACAAGTCCCAGATTTCGAGAACAAAACTGGCGCGCTTGCCATGGAATGGCTCGTTTCGCGTGTATTTCTACGCCCAACATTTAACAAATGGCTCACCTTTGTCTCTGCCCCGGAATCAAACATCAAATATCCATCGTTCATCGAGCAATTACATACAGTTTATCAAACGACGCGTACAAATATAGAAATACACCAACGACTCATTTCACGCAGCAAGCAAATTAACAGGAACTACACCAGCATCCACACTGCCAAAACGAGTACCTACGAAAATTCAGTGACGCCAGCAACCACTGTATAAGTCAGCCGTACAAAAGCGTGCTATTATTAATCTTCGTTCCATTCACCAAATTCAGGCATTCGAAACGCCTGGCTGTCGCCGTTTCCCTCCCTCGAGCAGACACCGCACGTAGACGCATCGCTCGCGAGGGTAGGGTGCTACTTGTTGCGCGGTCGCACGCCGATGAACAAGTGGGGTGCTTGCGAAGTGGCCACGCGTAAAACAGACGGACGTGGAAGGGAAATTGACGGCATTAAATTTCCATAACGCTGGGAAGACCGTGGATCGGTTCCGCGCGCGCGTTCCACCGTGAAAGCATCGCGTCTCTCGAGTAAAAGAAGGGGTTGCTGCGCGCGTTCCCACGAGCCCCCGCGGTTCGTCCACCTATGCACGCATACCAATCGATTAAAAGCAAGCAATTTATAAATTGCTCCCGCTATTCCGTCGTTTCTTTTCCAACGGTGCATTAGACTTCGCCGGTGCTCATTAATTTTGCAAGCGACTCGGATGAGAGGAGGGTGAGTTAATGCACGGTGGATGGAGTCGAGGAGGGTTTCTTGCTTGGCTGTGATCTCACACGGGTTTCGACGCTCGCGGCACAATGGACGATCTGGATCATTCTAATTACAAACTTAGCAAAATTTTGCTGTCCTCCGTTGGACTCTGGCCGTACGATACAACGCGGCTGATGTACGCGAAGAGAGCGTTCGTAGCGGTGCTTATCGTCTCCTCTGCAATATTACTGGTACTGGTTTTTGttttattcattttggagaAATGAGAGTTGAGAGTTTCGTGATTGAAGATACTTTTATTTTGCACGAATTGACGAATGATTGAGAGTGGAGGGTTGCTTCGGTTTTTCTGTTGCAAGTGTGCTAGTTTAAGGGATATTCTGAAGGGTGTAACGCAGGGGTGGACGAACTGAAGCTTGTAGGTAATTTTTTAACGAAAACTTTCAAGCAAAGAGATTTTTCACGTGTTTAaacgatttttttttatatctaaTTTTAAGTGGGAACCTCAAATATCGCTTGTTACAGTTAGCATCGTACTTTATTCATTCTGCAGAATGCAGCGAGAGTATTCTCTTAAACACGATGTCGTACCTAATACTCATGGCTATATTTATGCTGAAGTACAGTGTCTACTGGTATAAAGATAACGATGTAAGTCGAGGGGAGAAGCTTCCGATCTACATGGCAGAGATTTCTGTTATCTTTCAACTGAACCATCCGAATTTGTAGATAAAGGAAGTCTTAGAGATAGTTCGACGCAACTGGCAGTCAGTGAA from Xylocopa sonorina isolate GNS202 chromosome 2, iyXylSono1_principal, whole genome shotgun sequence harbors:
- the LOC143433200 gene encoding uncharacterized protein LOC143433200, with protein sequence MNFSEYHYYKFTIDLLRYLGLWNLNAGWLERFQRLAVCTLFTTGILCQITAYFTNEYDLQMISRSVVFIVGSFMFLDQYVLFYANIDRMRTLFARLQQDWNTVRGVHEYNILKEYTENGKFVTNLHVACFVPILLCIVVLEFLPNILNVVAPLNQSRPQQFPIMAEFFLEDSTSKYIFIYVAADVTLVVGATTLIASETFVFMLIEHVCAMFKITGYETSWYRIPLPAQKLIIFIMQRSMKSNTMMLYGLYVPSRQGFTMLCNTMISYLTFLCSVQN